ACCTCCTTGAGGACCGTCGCGTTCCGGTATCGGTCGCGGTAATGCGACTGCGTGGCCCGTTCGACGATTTCAGCCAGATAATCGTCGCAATCGGCCCCGAACGCCTGTGGATTCACGCCGTCTTTCTTCGGGACGCTCCCCTTGAGCAGGAACAGGAGTATCTTCCCGATAGAGTACACGTCCGACCACGGTCCCTGCCGAACGTCGGTTCGGCTAGCTTCGGCGACTTCGCGGGGCTTGAACGGCCCCAGAATCGTCGTCCCGGTGTTCCCGGAGGACGGATCCTCGGTGGCATCGAAGCCCGTTGCCGTGTTGAAATCGATGAGTGTGGGCGTGATATCGGGTGTGAGCATCACGTTCTCCGGTTTCAGGTCCCGGTAGACGATCTCGTTCTCGTGGAGGAAGCCCATCGCGTCACAGAGGTCGATGCCGATCTGGCGGACCTGCTCACTGTCGTCGATTGGCCCGTGCTGGTCGATGACCTCGTCGAGCTCGATCCCGTCGACGATGAGCTGGACGACCAGAAACGGAACGTCACGTTCCGTGACCTGATCGTAGTAGTCCATCACGTTCTCGTGGCCACCAGCCCGGCGGATTCGCTCCAGCGAGCCGACCTCCTTTTTGAAGTACTCTTCGATGATATCGGGGTCGTTCTGGGACTCAGTGTAGTTCGGGTATTTGACGGCGACCGCCTCACCCGTCTCGGTGTCCCGTGCGCGGAACGCCTTCGCGAATCCCCCCTTACCGAGGAACTCTTCGAGTTCGTACTGGCCGGCGATGACATCACCGCTCTCAGGTTCCCAGTTCATGAATCACCCGTTTCTCCGGCCAGTAGCGGCCCTGCCGACACTGCAGGTTGGGACGGTCACTTCTGGATTCCCTCGTCAGTGACGATTTTCGTCGCCTTGTTCTGCTCCTTGCGCCCACCCTCCATCACGATACGCGTCTCCCGCTCTGCTGTCTGGACAGCCTCGGTGTCCTCGCCGTGGATACGCGTCATTCGCTCCAGTTGCGTCTGTGCTTCGGCGACATTGCCCTTGCCGAGTTCCGTCTTGATAACGGTCTGCCGGTGGTCCACGTCGACCTGTTCGTTGTGTTCGGCCAGTTTCGCCTCATCGTCGGTGTAGTCGACGGTGATTGATTCCCGCGTCGTCTCGCCGCCGGCAGACAGCGAGACATCCGCCAGAGACACAGCGTCT
The Haloarcula sp. CBA1129 genome window above contains:
- a CDS encoding FHA domain-containing serine/threonine-protein kinase, with protein sequence MNWEPESGDVIAGQYELEEFLGKGGFAKAFRARDTETGEAVAVKYPNYTESQNDPDIIEEYFKKEVGSLERIRRAGGHENVMDYYDQVTERDVPFLVVQLIVDGIELDEVIDQHGPIDDSEQVRQIGIDLCDAMGFLHENEIVYRDLKPENVMLTPDITPTLIDFNTATGFDATEDPSSGNTGTTILGPFKPREVAEASRTDVRQGPWSDVYSIGKILLFLLKGSVPKKDGVNPQAFGADCDDYLAEIVERATQSHYRDRYRNATVLKEVLERRDPTPPATASVTYIQADRQFTVEPGDTIGRQGASGPPASITIEDPQGEYISSVQVQFDIEDGEWSLHDRSLNGTFVQKGAGWQRVLSAPGRNRLRSEGEDPTDRHGNVPPESVTLTDGDLVSLVHPTYGVTFEFHPEES